One Streptomyces sp. 840.1 genomic window, GACGACTCGCACGCGGTGGGCTTCGTCGGCCCCGGCGGGCGCGGCACGCCCGAGCTGCACGACGTGATGGACCGCGTCGACATCATCACGGGCACGCTCGGCAAGGCGCTCGGCGGCGCCTCCGGCGGCTACGTGGCCGCGCGCGCCGAGATCGTCGCCCTGCTGCGCCAGCGCTCGCGCCCGTACCTCTTCTCCAACTCGCTGGCCCCGGTCATCGCGGCGGCCTCCCTGAAGGTCATCGACCTGCTGGAGTCCGCCGGTGACCTGCGCGAGCAGCTCAACGCCAACACCGCGCTCTTCCGTACCCGGATGACCGAGGAAGGCTTCGACGTCCTGCCCGGCGACCACGCCATCGCCCCCGTGATGATCGGGGACGCGGCGAAGGCAGGCCGGATGGCGGAGCTTCTCCTTGAGCGCGGTGTGTACGTGATCGGGTTCTCCTACCCGGTCGTCCCGCAGGGCGCGGCCCGTATCCGCGTCCAGCTGTCCGCCGCGCACTCCACGGCGGACGTGAACCGCGCGGTCGACGCGTTCGTCGACGCGCGGGCGGCACTGGGGGAGTAGGCCCCGTCGTGGAGGGCGTCCCGGACGCCCTCCACGACCTGGGACAATAGGTCACATGATCGACGCTCGGCGGCTGCGCATTCTGCGTGCGGTGGCGGACCACCGCACGGTGACGGCCGCGGCCGCCGCGCTCTACCTGACCCCCTCCGCCGTCTCCCAGCAGCTGGCCGCGCTGGAGCAGGAGACCGGGCACCGGCTGGTCGAGCGCAACGCCAGGGGAGCCAGGCTCACCTCGGCCGGTGAGATCCTGCTGACCCACACCAACGCGGTGCTGGCCCAGCTGGAGCGGGCCGAGGCGGAGCTCGCCGCCTACGGCGCGGGCGACGCCGGGACGGTCACGGTCGCCGCGTTCGCCACCGGCATCGGCCTCGTTCTCGCCCCCGCGATCGCCGCCCTCAGCGAATCCGCCCCCGGCATCCGGGTCCGGGTCCAGGACGCGGAGGGCGACGCGAGCGTCCCGATGGTCCTCGACCGCCAGGCCGATGTGGCGGTCGCCGTCGAGTACCGGGGCGCACCGGGGGAGGACGACCGCCGGCTGACCCGGGTGCCGCTGTACTCGGAACCGTTCGACGCGGTGCTCCCGGTGCGGCACCGGCTGGCGGACCGGGAGCAGGTGGCGATCGCCGACCTGGCGAAGGACACCTGGATCGGCCCCTACCCGGGCAACCCCTGCCACGACGTGGTGGTCCTGGCCTGCCAGTACGCGGGCTTCGAGCCGGGGCTCGAACACTCCTCGGACGACTTCCACGCGGTGGTCGCCCTGGCCGGCGCGGACGCCGGAGTGGCCCTGGTCCCCAGATCCGCGCTGCGCGGCATGGCCCTGACCGGTGTGGTGGTCCGCCCGGTGCACGGCAGCGCCCCGACGCGCCGGGTGTTCGCGGCGGTACGCCGGGGCGCGGAGGCGCATCCGCTGATCGCCCCGGTGCTGGACGCGCTGGCGGGGGCGGCGGGCGGGGTCGGGCTCGGCGCCGGCAAGGGCTGAGGCGCCGGTGCGGCGGGGGCCGTCGCCCCCGCCGCACCGGCGCCGGACAGCGGTCAGCTGTAGATGCCGAACTCCCAGAGGGAGTAGCCCCAGGCGGTACCCCGCTGGGTGGCGTTGAGCTTCACGTAGCGGGCGGTCTGGGCGATGTCGAGGTCGTCGGCGTCACCGTTGCCGCTGGTGGTGGAGTACACCGAGCGCCAGTTGCTGCCGTCGTCCGAGACCAGTACCTCGTACGCCTTGGCGTACGCCGGGTCCCACACCAGCTGGAGGTGGCGGAAGGACTTCCGCTCGCCCAGGTCGACCTGGACCGACTGGGGGTCGCTCCAGTCGCTGGCCCAGCGGGTGTCGAGCTTCCCGTCGAAGGCCATCGCCGCGGTGCACGGGCAGCCGCTGCTGCCGGCCTGTGCGGAGGAGGCGGTGGCGGGCCGGCCGAGTGCCAGGTTGGTGCCGGTGACCGGAGGCACCACCACCTTGACGGACTTGGTCTCGATACCGGCGTTGCCGTGTCCGTCCTCGGCCTGGATGTAGACCTTCCACACCCCGAGCCGCTCCGGCGCCTTCACCGCGAAGGTGCCGTTGCCGGTGGACCGCCACTCCGCCTCGACCAGGGCCTTGTCCCCGGTGGCGTAGTTCCCGCTGAGGTAGATCTTGTACGTCAGGGCGTCGTTGTCCGGGTCGCGGACGTCGGCGCGGACGGTGAACTCCTTGCCGCCGGGCGCCCCGTTGGCGTTCTGCACGGTCATGTTGCTGATGACCGGCGGAGTGTTGTCGCCCGCGGTGGAGCCGGCGTACGCCTTCTTCAGGGCGTAGTACGAGAGCCGCTTCTTGCCGTCGGGCACCAGGTTGAACCAGACGCCGCCGAAGTCGTGCTCCGTGCCGTAGTGGAAGAGCGTGGCACCGAGTGCGACGCCCTGGTGGCCGGTGATGCAGTTCCAGGCCTTGGTGTAGCCCTCGGCCTTCTGCACGTCGGTGGGCTCGTCCGGTACGCCGTTGGCGTCGTCGGGCACCTCCCACTCACCGGCCGGGCCGCCCTCGGTGATGATGTAGGGCTTGTTGTAGCCGCCGGACTCCCAGGCGGTGCGGACGCCGCAGATGTCGCCGTAGGAGTTCACCGAGTACAGGTCCAGGTCGGGCGCGTTGCGCTTGTAGTACGGCCAGGCGCCGGTCCACGCGTCGGTGGAGGTCACCGGGTGGTTCGGGTCGATGGTGTGGATCTTCTTCGCCACGTCGTTGACGAAGGTGGTGTAGGCGTTGCGCTGCTTCTCCAGCTCGTCACCGCTGTAGCAGTTCTGGAGACCGAGCACCGATTCGTTCCCGACGTTCCACATCAGCACGCCCGGGTGGTTCTTGTACGTGTCGACCCACTTGGCGAACTCGGTGAGCGAGGACGACTTGTACGCGTCGTCGGTGAGGTAGTTGACGCACCCTCCGCTGCCCGGACCGCCGCCCGGCTGGAGCCAGAAGCCGCTGACGACCCGGATCCCGTTGGCAGCCGCCGCGTCCAGCAGCGGCTTGGAGGAGCCGTCGGTGCCCCAGGTGCGGATGGTGTTGACGCCCATCGACTTCAGGTCCGGCAGGTAGCGCCCCGCGTCGGCGACGGACGGCCCCCAGGTCAGGCCCTTCACCTGGTACGGCTTGCCGTCGACGCTCAGCTGCCAGTTGCCCTGCGAACCGGTGACCCGCACCGCTCCGCCGGTGGCCGGGGGCGGGCCGGTGGTGCCGTACACCTGGAACTCCCAGAGGGAGTAGCCGTATCCGCCCGGCCGGGCGGTGCCGTACATCCTGACGTACCGTCCGGAGCCGGAGACGGCCAGCTCGTCCGTGCCGCCGTCGCCGTTGGTCACGGTCTTCAGCGTGCGCCAGTCGGACCCGTTGTCCGAGGCCTGGATCTCGTACGCCTTGCCGTAGGCGGCCTCCCAGGTCAGGACGACCCTGCTCAGGTCCGCGGTGGCCCCCAGGTCGACCTGGATCCACTGCGGGTCGCGCCATTCGCTGGCCCAGCGGGTGCCGGTCAGATTTCCGTCCACGGCGGCCGAGGCCGCGAAGGCGGCGCCCTCGTGGGAGGAGTCGGTCGCCGTCTTCCCCTGTGACAGCAGGGTTTCGGCGGCTCGCGCGGAGGTCGCGGTCAGCAGTACCAACGACGAAGCGAGCAGGGCGAGAAGCGTGATCAGCAACGTGCCCGTGCGAGGTCTCACGGGCATGGCTGCGCTAGGTCTGTGCACATTCACTCCAGGCGGAAGAGTGCGGGACCGGGGTCCCGAAATAGATGGGAGAGCGCTCTCCCAGGAGACTGACGTCTCGCTGTTCCGGTGTCAACGAGCGTGACGCGTTCGGTTTTACGGGTTCGGTGCGGCACGCGGCTTGCGGTACTCGCGCCGAACGCGGCCTGGCGCGTCGGGCGTTCAGCGGACGGGACGGGGGCCACCGCCGGGGACGGCGCCCCCGGCCGCCTCAGCCCCGGCCGCCGCGCCGGCCCGCGCCGCCCGCCCCCGGGAGCAGCGTGCCCGCCGCCGCGGCCACCGTCACGGTCAGC contains:
- a CDS encoding LysR family transcriptional regulator, which gives rise to MIDARRLRILRAVADHRTVTAAAAALYLTPSAVSQQLAALEQETGHRLVERNARGARLTSAGEILLTHTNAVLAQLERAEAELAAYGAGDAGTVTVAAFATGIGLVLAPAIAALSESAPGIRVRVQDAEGDASVPMVLDRQADVAVAVEYRGAPGEDDRRLTRVPLYSEPFDAVLPVRHRLADREQVAIADLAKDTWIGPYPGNPCHDVVVLACQYAGFEPGLEHSSDDFHAVVALAGADAGVALVPRSALRGMALTGVVVRPVHGSAPTRRVFAAVRRGAEAHPLIAPVLDALAGAAGGVGLGAGKG
- a CDS encoding discoidin domain-containing protein, translated to MPVRPRTGTLLITLLALLASSLVLLTATSARAAETLLSQGKTATDSSHEGAAFAASAAVDGNLTGTRWASEWRDPQWIQVDLGATADLSRVVLTWEAAYGKAYEIQASDNGSDWRTLKTVTNGDGGTDELAVSGSGRYVRMYGTARPGGYGYSLWEFQVYGTTGPPPATGGAVRVTGSQGNWQLSVDGKPYQVKGLTWGPSVADAGRYLPDLKSMGVNTIRTWGTDGSSKPLLDAAAANGIRVVSGFWLQPGGGPGSGGCVNYLTDDAYKSSSLTEFAKWVDTYKNHPGVLMWNVGNESVLGLQNCYSGDELEKQRNAYTTFVNDVAKKIHTIDPNHPVTSTDAWTGAWPYYKRNAPDLDLYSVNSYGDICGVRTAWESGGYNKPYIITEGGPAGEWEVPDDANGVPDEPTDVQKAEGYTKAWNCITGHQGVALGATLFHYGTEHDFGGVWFNLVPDGKKRLSYYALKKAYAGSTAGDNTPPVISNMTVQNANGAPGGKEFTVRADVRDPDNDALTYKIYLSGNYATGDKALVEAEWRSTGNGTFAVKAPERLGVWKVYIQAEDGHGNAGIETKSVKVVVPPVTGTNLALGRPATASSAQAGSSGCPCTAAMAFDGKLDTRWASDWSDPQSVQVDLGERKSFRHLQLVWDPAYAKAYEVLVSDDGSNWRSVYSTTSGNGDADDLDIAQTARYVKLNATQRGTAWGYSLWEFGIYS